A genomic window from Rhodococcus sp. KBS0724 includes:
- a CDS encoding ABC transporter substrate-binding protein, translated as MNRALSAAFVALALLLTSCGGNSLNTADGETVTVSGKFGEAQVPVGAERVLPLSPQDADMVISMGVAPIALPTDANILVSTNGVGAWPWQVDALTDMGYQVLPPNPGGGVDALLSTGDKEIPSLLFEGDPQSYIEQIVALDPDVIVATGQWSLNERAYEQLSSIAPVVHFDEQANVEPWQDSTLKIGKALGREDAAQTAVDSAEADLAAVRAAHPEFEGVNFNAVIGDLNGQLYILAGEDRGIGMLMKDLGFQLTDWAQTVPTDADGRGVISYEYVAQLDTDVAVVISPAGDIDYMRDNEQWRNLSAVQRGSVVSIARNSGVPNALGFPSPISLPWGADRITDALSTAVSRAS; from the coding sequence GTGAACCGCGCACTGTCTGCGGCATTTGTTGCCCTTGCCCTGCTCCTGACCTCGTGTGGCGGGAACTCACTCAACACCGCCGATGGGGAAACAGTCACTGTCAGTGGCAAGTTCGGCGAAGCCCAGGTACCCGTCGGCGCCGAGCGGGTGCTTCCCTTGTCGCCCCAGGACGCGGACATGGTGATCTCGATGGGTGTCGCACCCATTGCCCTGCCTACGGATGCGAACATTCTCGTCTCCACGAACGGAGTGGGGGCGTGGCCCTGGCAGGTCGACGCCCTGACGGACATGGGGTACCAGGTGCTGCCGCCTAACCCCGGCGGCGGCGTCGACGCACTGCTGTCCACCGGTGACAAGGAGATTCCGTCACTGCTGTTCGAAGGCGACCCACAGTCGTACATCGAACAGATCGTGGCCCTCGATCCTGACGTCATCGTCGCCACTGGGCAGTGGAGTCTCAATGAGCGTGCCTACGAGCAACTTTCGAGTATCGCCCCGGTCGTGCATTTCGACGAACAGGCGAACGTGGAGCCATGGCAGGATTCGACTCTCAAGATCGGCAAGGCGCTCGGTCGAGAGGACGCAGCGCAGACCGCTGTCGACTCGGCTGAGGCCGATCTGGCCGCTGTCCGCGCTGCTCACCCCGAATTCGAGGGCGTGAATTTCAACGCGGTAATCGGAGACCTGAACGGTCAGCTGTACATCCTCGCCGGTGAGGACCGAGGAATCGGAATGCTGATGAAGGACTTGGGCTTCCAATTGACCGACTGGGCGCAGACTGTGCCGACCGATGCAGACGGGCGAGGAGTGATCAGCTACGAGTACGTCGCCCAACTCGATACAGACGTCGCGGTTGTGATCTCACCGGCGGGGGACATCGACTACATGCGCGACAACGAGCAGTGGCGCAACCTGTCGGCGGTCCAGCGCGGATCGGTCGTGTCGATCGCCCGCAACTCCGGAGTGCCGAATGCACTGGGTTTCCCGTCCCCGATCTCACTCCCGTGGGGTGCGGACCGTATCACCGACGCGCTGAGTACTGCGGTCTCGCGCGCCTCGTAA
- a CDS encoding helix-turn-helix transcriptional regulator: MITVDEFSRLVAAIYASAVDPERWNSTLADFVRAFDGVGCGLLTSGPTNRKSDVMVKQIGRDPSALATYNAYYGRLDYVAEAVEKSPIGHIHTGTELILPNTNTEFYADWCRPNRFGDGLFVRLTGGKSSAWLGIAAPRGSEPFGTPDRLRLIRQLVPHLRQAIDTQGKLADLKQGECALSAAIEQVERGIVIVGLDGRFMHLNSGAERILASGDGLHLSQHGSIGASLARTDRELRHLMHLAMDSHDDRVPRGGTLSCPRPSGRCDYAVHVVPLAADTVEVGTVGLSDARAAVLIVIDDPDREPELNATVLRRQYALTGTESEVALRLAQGDRVELIAENFSVSITTVRTHLQHIFEKTGTHRQAELVRLLLS; this comes from the coding sequence ATGATCACTGTTGATGAATTTTCCCGACTCGTGGCTGCGATCTACGCATCGGCGGTCGATCCCGAACGGTGGAATTCAACGCTTGCCGATTTTGTGCGAGCCTTCGACGGTGTCGGTTGCGGTTTGCTGACTTCGGGACCGACCAACCGGAAATCCGACGTGATGGTGAAGCAGATAGGTAGGGATCCTTCCGCACTCGCGACCTACAACGCCTATTACGGTCGGCTGGACTACGTGGCGGAAGCCGTGGAGAAGTCTCCGATCGGCCATATACACACGGGGACAGAACTGATCCTCCCGAACACGAACACGGAGTTCTACGCCGATTGGTGCCGCCCCAACCGTTTCGGTGATGGCCTGTTCGTTCGACTGACCGGTGGTAAATCGAGTGCATGGTTGGGGATTGCCGCGCCTAGGGGTTCGGAGCCGTTCGGAACCCCTGATCGACTCAGGCTGATCAGGCAGTTGGTTCCGCATCTACGGCAGGCGATTGACACCCAAGGCAAACTCGCAGACCTCAAGCAGGGCGAATGTGCTCTCTCTGCAGCGATCGAGCAGGTCGAGCGCGGTATCGTGATCGTCGGTCTGGATGGTCGATTTATGCACCTCAACTCCGGCGCTGAGAGAATCCTCGCTTCCGGTGACGGCCTGCATCTCAGTCAGCATGGGTCCATTGGAGCGTCGCTCGCTCGTACCGATCGAGAACTACGACACCTCATGCACCTCGCGATGGATTCACACGATGACCGGGTTCCTCGCGGCGGCACACTTTCCTGCCCTCGCCCATCCGGGCGCTGCGACTACGCCGTTCATGTGGTTCCTCTCGCAGCGGACACCGTCGAAGTCGGTACTGTCGGACTGAGTGATGCGCGAGCTGCCGTGCTCATCGTGATCGACGACCCAGATCGCGAACCGGAGTTGAACGCCACCGTATTGCGCCGGCAGTATGCACTCACCGGCACCGAGTCGGAGGTCGCTCTGCGGCTAGCGCAGGGCGACAGAGTGGAGTTGATCGCCGAGAATTTCTCCGTCTCGATCACCACTGTCAGGACCCACCTCCAGCACATCTTCGAAAAGACCGGCACGCACCGCCAAGCTGAACTTGTGCGGCTTCTCCTCTCGTGA
- a CDS encoding DUF3500 domain-containing protein, producing the protein MAFVSAMLAGGLLLGGCAAETTDSSAASPVSVAESVDSITTTDDSTTTAETITSTAEAAGAFLQTLSDEQREQVTYEFDDETKTTSWSNFPVTFVDRAGLNISELTDEQQAAALKVLEALLSDEGYETVTGIMGGDEFLHENSSAAEESLGQYYIAFFGDPSDSGEWQLQFGGHHLGINATLDGSADSITFAPTHLGLQPAVYTDSDGNEVQPFATTYESAFAFYDSLTEDQQAQLYQSESVSNLVCAPGSTCDYPTGAGIAGSDLTEEQKQLLLDVIANWVGLADEETTSEQLAAIEATLDETDVNWSGATEYDMTQGEGIYFQISGPNVYIEFANQQGSAGADVAGYTTSGWGHIHTIYRDPTNDYANSVTQQAASGMGGAGAPGGGAAPNGG; encoded by the coding sequence ATGGCTTTTGTGTCAGCGATGTTGGCCGGCGGTCTGCTGCTGGGCGGGTGCGCAGCCGAGACGACCGACAGCAGTGCGGCATCTCCTGTGTCGGTCGCTGAGAGCGTCGATTCGATTACTACTACGGACGATTCGACGACCACAGCCGAGACCATCACCAGCACCGCAGAAGCGGCCGGGGCATTTCTGCAGACCCTGTCGGATGAGCAGCGCGAGCAGGTGACATACGAGTTCGACGACGAGACCAAGACCACTTCGTGGTCGAATTTTCCGGTGACATTTGTCGACCGTGCCGGACTCAACATCTCCGAGTTGACCGACGAACAGCAAGCGGCGGCATTGAAGGTGCTCGAAGCACTCCTCAGCGACGAAGGATACGAGACCGTCACCGGCATCATGGGCGGCGACGAGTTCCTGCATGAGAACAGCAGTGCGGCCGAGGAATCACTCGGTCAGTACTACATTGCGTTTTTCGGTGACCCGTCGGACTCCGGCGAGTGGCAGCTTCAATTCGGTGGCCACCATCTCGGTATCAACGCCACTTTGGATGGTTCGGCTGACTCCATCACATTCGCCCCGACTCACCTTGGACTTCAACCCGCTGTCTATACGGACTCAGACGGCAATGAGGTGCAACCGTTCGCAACCACATACGAGTCCGCATTCGCGTTCTACGACAGCTTGACCGAAGACCAGCAAGCTCAGCTGTACCAGAGCGAGAGCGTATCCAACCTCGTGTGCGCTCCAGGAAGCACATGCGACTACCCCACGGGAGCGGGTATTGCCGGCTCGGACTTGACGGAGGAACAGAAACAACTGCTGCTCGACGTAATTGCGAACTGGGTGGGCCTGGCCGACGAGGAGACGACGTCAGAGCAACTCGCTGCCATCGAGGCCACTTTGGACGAGACTGACGTGAACTGGTCCGGGGCAACCGAATACGACATGACGCAGGGGGAGGGGATCTACTTCCAGATCTCCGGCCCGAACGTGTACATCGAGTTCGCCAACCAGCAGGGATCGGCCGGCGCCGACGTCGCGGGATACACAACCTCGGGTTGGGGCCATATCCACACCATCTACCGAGACCCCACCAACGACTATGCCAACAGTGTCACGCAGCAGGCAGCTTCGGGCATGGGTGGCGCGGGTGCGCCGGGTGGCGGTGCAGCGCCGAACGGCGGCTGA
- a CDS encoding DinB family protein, translated as MYTNIITNGTERSIIENMLDRNREALIETVRGLSDDDARRRLVASLTTPISLIKHAAAAERIWFQRFWAGLDESECDGYSRRDEGTFAVADDESLAEVIAEFERASQRSRAIASRFHLDDTIDTPHEGTVSMRWTLLLMLQEFARHAGHGDILREQIDKPGPRQTIS; from the coding sequence ATGTATACCAACATAATTACCAACGGAACTGAACGGTCAATTATTGAGAACATGCTCGACCGGAACCGTGAGGCACTGATCGAGACAGTCCGTGGGTTGTCCGATGACGACGCCCGTCGACGGCTTGTCGCGTCGCTGACGACACCGATCTCGTTGATTAAGCATGCCGCTGCCGCTGAACGGATCTGGTTCCAACGATTTTGGGCGGGACTCGACGAATCCGAATGCGATGGATACTCACGCCGGGACGAGGGCACCTTTGCCGTCGCCGATGATGAGTCGCTGGCAGAGGTTATCGCGGAATTCGAGCGCGCAAGCCAACGATCACGTGCGATCGCGTCGCGGTTTCACCTCGACGACACCATAGACACTCCCCACGAGGGAACCGTCAGCATGCGGTGGACGCTACTTCTCATGCTCCAGGAGTTCGCCAGGCACGCAGGTCATGGCGACATCCTTCGTGAACAGATTGACAAACCTGGACCGAGGCAGACGATTTCGTGA